The following are from one region of the Silene latifolia isolate original U9 population chromosome 9, ASM4854445v1, whole genome shotgun sequence genome:
- the LOC141600695 gene encoding uncharacterized protein LOC141600695, with the protein MTGPDATNTVSGAPGKSNLHPVYSVTNILHKVRMLDGVKVNYSAWVKLFTLHARGYKVLHHIDGTKPPAQTDDKYESWCEIDAHVLQWIYGSVSDELLLRILEADSTAHEAWLHLKNHFHNNKGSRAAALEHEFTHMSLEKAASLDDYCQRLKDIATQLNDVGSAVDDQHLVLQMVRGLPSEYDVVGAYINQQLPSFENARGMLQLEEQRKSARTEAAPTALAAPAANDDTQGTDSHSHRGNSTWHNNNNKKSYHKGKGGKGNWKNNGKGGGNNSGGNNGSGKPPSAPATITVPVWPGTPWNAPWGVPPCPYPAQQGWAPAWQPQQPRGQSPYQPRYGPNPVYGQAFIAAPLAGYEMSNMNQAFQTMTLVPPDNAQWVMDTGASSHLTSESGTLNPPFNLSSIRSIFVGNGKSIPVLGSGHASITLPNRQLSLKNVLYAPNIIKNLISVRQFTKDNNVSVEFDPNGFSVKDIRTGRTIMRSNSTGTLYPVSATSSKEPPITVLAESSRDLWHPRLGHPGSNITSFLNRHQFIDCNKEPRSHLCHSCQVGKHKRLPFVDSNSMSLLPFDILHCDLWTSPLKEM; encoded by the coding sequence ATGACAGGTCCTGACGCCACAAACACCGTGAGCGGAGCCCCTGGTAAGTCCAACCTCCATCCCGTTTATTCCGTCACTAATATTCTGCATAAAGTTCGCATGTTAGATGGTGTTAAGGTGAATTACTCCGCTTGGGTGAAACTGTTTACCCTCCATGCTCGTGGATATAAAGTTCTTCACCATATCGATGGCACCAAACCGCCTGCTCAGACCGATGACAAGTATGAGTCATGGTGTGAAATTGATGCTCATGTCCTTCAATGGATCTACGGGTCCGTGTCCGACGAGCTTCTTCTCCGAATACTTGAGGCCGATTCCACTGCCCATGAGGCATGGCTCCATCTCAAAAATCATTTTCACAATAACAAAGGCTCTCGAGCGGCGGCCTTGGAACACGAGTTTACTCACATGTCTCTGGAAAAAGCAGCGTCTTTGGATGATTATTGCCAAAGATTGAAGGATATTGCCACTCAATTGAATGATGTCGGCAGCGCGGTAGATGATCAACATTTGGTTCTTCAAATGGTTCGCGGGTTACCATCTGAATATGATGTGGTTGGTGCTTATATTAATCAACAGTTGCCTTCTTTCGAGAATGCCCGTGGTATGCTACAGCTTGAAGAACAACGGAAATCTGCCCGTACCGAAGCCGCTCCGACTGCACTTGCTGCCCCTGCCGCCAATGATGACACCCAAGGTACTGATTCTCACTCACATCGTGGTAATTCTACTTggcataataacaacaataaaaagtCTTACCACAAAGGAAAGGGTGGGAAAGGGAATTGGAAAAATAATGGCAAAGGGGGTGGTAATAACAGCGGTGGAAATAATGGCAGTGGCAAACCGCCCTCTGCTCCGGCGACAATTACAGTTCCCGTCTGGCCCGGTACACCCTGGAATGCTCCATGGGGTGTGCCACCTTGCCCATACCCTGCTCAACAGGGGTGGGCCCCTGCTTGGCAGCCACAACAACCACGCGGTCAGTCTCCATATCAGCCGCGCTATGGTCCCAACCCTGTCTACGGACAGGCCTTTATTGCGGCTCCTCTAGCAGGTTATGAGATGTCAAATATGAATCAGGCCTTCCAAACGATGACACTAGTACCGCCTGATAATGCTCAATGGGTCATGGACACGGGCGCCTCGTCACATCTCACCTCCGAGTCAGGTACGCTAAATCCTCCTTTTAACTTGAGTTCTATTCGGTCTATTTTTGTCGGCAATGGTAAGTCCATTCCCGTCCTTGGGTCGGGTCACGCATCCATCACCCTTCCCAACCGCCAACTGTCCCTTAAAAATGTCCTTTACGCCCCTAACATTATTAAAAACCTTATTTCTGTACGCCAATTTACTAAGGATAATAATGTAAGCGTGGAATTTGACCCTAATGGTTTCTCTGTGAAGGATATTCGGACGGGGAGAACGATAATGAGGAGCAATAGCACCGGTACTCTTTACCCCGTGTCAGCTACGTCATCCAAAGAGCCACCCATCACGGTCCTCGCCGAGTCATCACGTGACCTTTGGCACCCTCGCCTAGGCCACCCCGGCTCCAATATCACTAGTTTTCTTAATCGTCACCAATTTATCGATTGTAATAAAGAGCCTCGCTCTCATTTATGTCATTCATGTCAAGTCGGAAAACATAAACGACTTCCTTTTGTTGATTCAAATTCTATGTCCCTTTTACCGTTTGATATATTGCATTGTGATCTGTGGACCTCAcctctgaaggaaatgtag